AGGTTGTGCCGCACTGTCCGACGATCTTCATCCCCGGCGCCAGAAACGTCACGGCCTGCTATCTGGACTACCCGCGCTGGTTCATCATGCCGTACCAGATCCCGGACCTGGGCACTCAGCTACATGAGGTGGGCCACGACTTCGTCTACGCGACATGGCCACAGGCGTGGGACACCTCCAAATGGTTTGTCGAAGGGACGGCCATGTACTTCGAGGGCGGTGTGTTCACCGACGGCGGTTCGCTCCGGGTCCCGGCGCCATACTCCTGGTGCAACGTTCTCTTCCAGCGGTTTGACCGGGAAGACCGTCTCATGTCCCTCGGACAGCTCCTTCGTCTCAGTGGCGATGCCTTCCTTGCGGACAACTGGCGCACCTACTCGCAGTCGTGCATGCTGTTCGACTACCTGGAGCGCCATGAGCCGGGCGTTCTGTACGCGCTCATCCAGCGCATCAACGCTGGCCAGATTGCCTCCAACGACCAGTTGATCGCCGCACTCCTCGAACTGACCGGGAACACGGTCAATGAGCTTGAGGAAGCCTACGAATCCTATGCGCGAATCGCCGGCGGAAGGTGAGAACTACTGCGTTACTGCCAGCCCCATTCTGTGGCGGTTTCGGGCGTTGCAGGCCAGATTGGGGAACGCACCGGAGGCATGAAACGTGATCGATTCCGATACAGCCAGAGCAGCCACCACATCCGCATGGATGAAGGACTGGGGACAGTTCGTCATGCTGCTGCTGGCGCTGGGAGGCTTCTACGGGTTCATCCGATCCGACCTCCGGGAGGGCCTCGCCCAGGTTCGTGGGGAGGTCGGTCAGCTTCGTGGGGAAGTCGCTCAGCTTCGTGAGGGCCTCGCTGAGGTTCGTGAGGGCCTCGCACAGGTTCGTGAGGATGTCGCTCACTTGGAGGGATACGTCCGTGGTCGGCTCGGTGACGAGCCAGGCTAGGGGCATGGACGTTTTCCGCCGATCGCTGCGGCATGGGAGGCTGATGGCGGGGCGTGGCTTCGGCGGTCGTCGGGCAGCGTTCGCGTGTGCGGTGCTGGCCGCGGTTTTCGTGCATCCCGGCGCGCGTGCCGCCGCCCAGGAGGCCTCCCCGGAGCCGATGGAGTACCGCCTCTACGTGGCCAACGAGTCGTCCGACATCGTGAGCCGGGTGGTGTTCCGGCCCGGCGCCGGCGCGGAGGTGGAGAAGGAGATCCCGGTCGGGATCATGCCGGCCGACAACGACGGGGCGCACGGGCTCACAGTCTCGCCGGACGGGGCCTTCTGGTACCTCACCATCGCCCACGGCACGCCCTACGGGTACGTGTGGAAGTTCGCGACCGGGGCCGACACCCTGGTCGCGCGGGCGGAGCTGGGGCTCTTCCCGGCCACCATGGGCGTCACCCCCAACGGCCAGTTCCTGGTGGTGGCCAACTTCAACCTGCATGGCGACATGGTGCCCTCGGACCTGTCGGTGGTCTACACCCCCACCATGACCCAGCTCTCGCGCGTCACCACCTGTCTCATGCCCCACGGCAGCCGGGTGAGCGCCTCGGGCGGGCTCCAGTATTCGGCGTGCATGCACTCCGACCAGTTGGTCGAGTTCGACCTGACCACCCTGGAGGTGAGCCGGCGCTTCTCGCTGGCGCCGGGCCGCGAGGGTCCGCTGGATGCCCGCGACCAGGGGATGGGCCGCCACGTAATGGTCATGAGCGGTGCGGAGGCCGCCGGCCCGGCGGGCGCTGCGGGTCCCGGGGCTGCGGGAACGGAGCCGGGACAGGCGTCGTCCATGCGCGACGACACCAGCATGGGGCGCATGGCGGGGATGGCCGACGCCGTGTGTTCGCCCACTTGGGCCGAGCCGGGCGCGGGCGCGCTCGCGGACCGGGTGGTCTACGTGGCCTGCAACCGCAACGACGAGATCCTTGAGATCGATGCCGGGGACTGGACCGTGCGCCGGCGGTTCTCCACGGGGACGGCCCCGTACAATCTGGACGTAACCCCGGACGGTTCGCTGCTGGTGGCCACCCTGAAGGGCGAGCAGGCCGTCGCCGTGATCTCGCTGGAATCGGGGGAGGAGCTTGCCCGGATTGCGACCACCCGGCCCATCACCCATGGCGTGGTGACGAGCCCGGACGGACGCTACGCCTTCGTCTCCAACGAAGCCATCGGCGCGACGCCGGGCACGCTCGATGTCTTCGATCTGTCGGCGCTCGAGCGGGTGGCGAGCGCCGAACTGCGCTACCAGCCCGGCGGGATCGACTTCTGGCGGGCCACGGCGGTCCCCTGAAGCGAAGGAGCTGGCCGGATGAAGCGTCTGATACCGATGGGCATCGCAGCGGCCATCCTCATCTTCCTCGGATACGTGATGTATTCGTCCATGGCCCCGGCCGACGTCACCTGCGAGGTCTGCCTGGTCTTCGACGGCGAGGAGGTGTGCCGCATGGGCGCCGGCCCCGATGCCGGGGCCGCGGCCAGGGTCGCGCAGGAAAGCGTCTGCGGGGGCAACGAAATGGGCATGATCCTCGCCGAGCGGTGCCGGGCGCGCCCGCCGGCGCGGATGACATGCTCGCCGTAACGGGGCTCGCGAGCGCACCGCGGGGGCGGGCGCCTTTCCGACACGGGTGAGGCGGCTTCGCGCCCTTCCCGTTCTCGCGCTCCTGGCCTGGGCGTCGGCGGCCTCGGGCCAGCAGGACGATCCCGGCGGACGCTGGGAGTTCTTCCTCGAACAGCGCCGTTCCCCCGGCTTCCCCGGGTGGGGCGCCCGTCTCCAGGTGGCCCGTGAGAGCGTCCTCCGGCGGGCCGTGCTTCGTCTCCCGCCGGGCGCGGCCGCCGCGCGCCTGGGGGCTTCGGACGGCTGGGAGCCGCTCGGCCCCGAGATCATCGAGTCCTACGCCATCTCCACGGGACGCGTATCGGCGGTAGTCCTCCATCCCGCGAACATGGACGTGATCCTCGCGGGCGGGGCGCAGGGCGGGGTGTGGCGCACGGAGAACGCCGGCGCCGCCTGGCGGCCCCTCACCGACCGGGAGTGCTCGCTGGCGATGGGCGCCCTCGCGCTCGACCCGGTCGACCCGGACATCGTCTACGCGGGCACCGGGGAGCAGCACTTCTCCGCCGACAGCTACTACGGCTGCGGGATTCTGCGCTCCGCGGACGGGGGCGAGAGCTGGACCCGGCTGGGCGAGGGCGTGTTCACCGGCCCCATGGGCGGGACTACCATCTCGCGCGTCGTGGTCGACTCGGCGACTGCGGGCACGCTGGACGCCACCACGGTCTACGCTGCCACCGAGGGCGGGCTGTTCATTTCGACCGATTCGGGGGTGGGCTGGACGCTGGCGCTCGACGGCGTGGTCACCGACGTGCTGGTGCATGCCGGCGCCCGCGAGACGATGTTCGCGGCGGTGGCCGAAGGGGAGGAAAAGCGGGGCCACGCCACCCTCCACTGGTCCGACGACGCCGGTTGGACGTGGCGCGAGGTCGATCCGGGGCTCGGCATGCTGCCCTGGCGGGCGCAGTTGGCGCAGTCGCGCTCGAATCCGGACGTCGTCTACCTGTCGGCCGGGGAGAGCGAGGCCGCGATCATCGCGCGCAGCACCGATGGCGGCGAATCCTGGAGCCGGATGCCGGCCGTGGGCCTGCGCTGCGGGCAGTGCTGGTACAACCAGTCGCTGGAGGTGCATCCCACCGACCCCGACGTGGTGTACTTCGGGGGCGTGATGCTGTACCGATCGGACAGCGGCGGCGCGACCTTCTCGACCCTCGGCCGCACGGACATCCACGTCGATCAGCACGTCCTCACCGTCGATGCGCGCGCGCCCGACATGCTGCTGGTGGGCAACGACGGCGGCGTCTACCGGAGCCTGGACCGGGGCGACACCTGGGAGAGCCTCAACACCAACCTCTCCCTGACCCAGTTCTACGCCGGGGTCTCCATTCATCCGCGCGCGGAGGCGGTCTCGGTACTCGGGGGCACGCAGGACAACGGGACCATCGAGGGCGACGGCGACCTCTCCTGGCCGCAGGTGATGGGCGGCGACGGCGGCTTCACCGCGCTCGACCCGCGCTTCGACCGCAGGTGGGCCGAGACCCAGTGGCGGGGCGGGACCGGAGGGCCGAGGCGCTCCGACAACGGCGGCTCCTTCCGCTACCGCGGCCGCGGCATCGATCTCGGCGACGATGCGCTCTTCATCCCTCCGCTGGTCATGGATCCCTTCGACCCGGACCTCCTCTACTTCGGGACCGAGCTGCTGTACCGGACGGTCGACGGCGGCGGACTATGGGAACCGATCGCGGAAGCCCCCGCGGGGAACATCTCGGCCATCGCGCCCAGCCGCTCCGATGCGCGCGTGCTGTATTTCGGGACGTCCGAATCGGACATCGTGGTGACCCGGGACGGGGGCGCGACGTGGCGGCCGGTCTCGGCGTCGCTGCCCATGCGCTACGTGAGCGACATCGCGGTGCACCCGCACGACCCCGCGACCGCCTACGCGGTGTTCTCGGGCTTCGGCACGGGCCACGTCTTCGTCACCCGCGACTACGGCGCGTCCTGGGCCGATATCACCGGCGACCTGCCCGATCATCCCGTCAACGCGGTGCTGCTCGATCCCGCGGAGCTGTCCCGGATCTACATCGGGACGGACCTGGGCGTGTTTTCTTCGATGGGCGGCGGGGGCTGGGTCCGCCTGGGCGAGGGATTGCCGATGGTCGCGGTGTTCGACCTGGCGGTGGAGCCGGCCGCGGGCGTCATGGTGGCCGCGACCCACGGCCGGGGCGCGTTCGCCCTGCCGGTGGCCGCGCCGCTGGTGGCGGAGACCCGGGGCGAGCGGCGCATCGTGGTCGCCCGGGGCGGCGACCCGGTGGAAGGCGGCGCGCCGGTGCGCATCTACGGCACCGGGTGGCCGGCGGCCCGCTGGGAAGCGCGCGCCGCGGACGGCGGGTGGCTCGAGCTGACGCGGGCGCAGGGCGGCGCGCTCGACTCGGTCGGATGGCGCATCGACCCCGGCGACCTCCCACCCGGGGAGTACGTCGATACGGTGACGGTGGTGGTGGCCGGGGCGGGGGCGGCGGCGGCAGTGGAGTTCCGGGGCGATGGCGCAGGTGGCGCAGGGGCTCGAGCCGGTGGGGCTGCGGGGGCGGCCGTGCTGCCGGTTCGGCTGGTCGTGCGGGCGGTGAACACGCTCGCGTTCTCTTCGGCGGGGCGCTACACCGAGGTTCCGGTGGGCGCGACCGGGGAGGTGGCCGATTCCGCCGAGGTGGCGGTCGCCGGGCCCGCGCCCGCGCAGGTGGCGTGGCGCGCGACCCATGGGGCGTCCGCGTGGCTTGAGCTGATCGACTCGGCCGGCACGGGCCCGGGTCGCGTCCGGTGGACACGGCGGGTGGAGGGCCTCGCGGCCGGCCTGTACCTGGACACCATCCGGGTCGCGGGAGACGGTCCGTACGTGACTCCCGCCACCCTCGTGGACTCGCTCCGGGTGGCGGCCGCGACCACCGTGACGGTCGCGGGGCGGGGCGGGGCGGCGGCCACGCTGGCGGGGGTCGCCCAGCCCCTGGTGGACACTCTGGTCGTGGAGGTGGGGGGGTACGGGTCGCGCACCGCCACCTGGACGGCCGTGCACGGAGGGTCGCCGTGGCTCGAGCTGGTCGTGGCGCGCGGGGTGGCGGGGGGCGGGGTGGTGGTGCGCCGCACCCCCGGCGACCTCGGCCCGGGCACATACGTCGACACGATCCGCATCCGGGTGGAAGGTGGCACCACCGCCCGGTCGGTCGTGGTGGTCGACAGCCTGCTGGTCGGGGAGGACCTCACGGTCGAGGCGGCCATAACGGCCGTGTTCGGCGAACACGACCTGGACGAGGTGCAGGCCCGAGCGCTCGACCGCCTCGGAAACCGTGACCGAACCTACGACCTGGGTGATGCGCTCTCCTGGGTCGCCCGCTGCGGCCGCGGCGGGGCGGGGTGTGGGGTGGGGGGGACGGCCGCCGCCCCGCCCACGACGCTGCCGCCGAGCCACCGTTTTCCGCTCTCGCACATGCATCGCCGGTCGACGGACGCGAGACGAAACAGGTATCGATCAGCAAATCGCTTACAACAACTGTATCGATCACCAAAACGTTTACAACAACTATATCGATCACCAAAACACTTACGTTTTCGGTATCGAACCCAATACCGTCTTACGCTCCTGCTCGCCGCCGCCATCGCCCTGGGGTGTGGCGGGGACGACGTGGTGGAGCCGCCCGTCGCGACCAGCGCCGTGGTGGTCCCCGCCGCGGTGAACCTGGTCGCGCTGCAGGAACGGGCCGGCTTCCAGACGACCATCCACGACCAGAACGGACAGGTCATGCCGGGCGCCCCAGTCACCTGGTCGACCAGCGACCCGTCGGTCGTCACGGTGGACGCTGCCGGCACGGCCGTCTCGGTCGGCAACGGGCGCGCCCAGATCGCCGCCGCAAGCGGGAACGCCATGGCATCCGCCTCCGTCGTCGTCGCGCAGCGCGGCGCGGTGGTCGAGGTCGACTGGGGTGGCCCCCGCCTCCTCCTCGGCGAGTCGGTGCAAGCGACCCTCCCGGTGGCGAACGACCCGAACGGACATCGCGTCGCCCCGGCCCGCATCGCCTGGACCACCAGCGACCCCGCGGTCGCGACCATCGACCCCGACGGATGGGTGCGCACCGTCGGGCCGGGACAGGTCCGCATCGAGGTCGACGTCGGCGGCTTCGTCGCCGCGCAGGACTACTCCGTGGAACTCGACCCCGGTTTTCTCGAAGTCGCACTGACCCTGCCACCGAACGCTCGCGACATCGGCGCCCATCTCAGCATCGAAGCGCCCATCGACATCCCCGGCATCGAAGGCCCGGCCATCGACTCCGTACGCGCCGCGGACTATGAACTGTACCGCTCCCGCGCCACCGCTCCGACCCAGGTCATCATCGCCGGGCCCCTCTCCTCGGGTCCGGTTCTCGAGTTCTGGGTGCCCCACCGTCCCCTCGTCGCCCAGTACCGCGTACAACTGTTGCAAATAGCGGGAGAAGACTATGCCCTCAAGGACCTTGCGGGCTATTCCGCCCTCATCTCGCCCTGAGACCCGCCCCGATCATCCCATGCTCCCATGGCGCCGCCCGCGCCCCGGTGTCACCTTGGACTGCGAGGTGCCGCACACAAGGCATTGGATCGAGTTGGCTCTCTCGATCGGCGATCAAGGCTCTAGCACCTGCGTGACTCCATCCGTCACTTGAACCTTGAACGGGAGGACGCATGAAGCTGAGCCAGGAACTGATCGCCATTCTCGCCGTCGGCGCTGCCCTGATGGGCTTGCAGTTCATCCTGTTCGTCAGCCTGCGCGGTGACATGGCGAGCATGGAGACCCGCCTGCGCGGGGAGATGAACGACTTGCGCGACGAGATGCGCGGCGAGATGAACGTCCTCCGCGAGGACGTCCGCCACGACATCGACGCCCTCAGGATCGACATCCAGGACATCCGCGAGGACGTCCGCCAGTTGCGCGACAAGCTGCTGGTGCCCGCGGGGGGCGTATGAAGCGCATGAAGCTGAGCCAGGAGCTGATCGCCATCCTCGCCGTCGGCGTGACGCTGACGGGCTTGCAGGTGACCCAGTTCGTCAGCCTGCGCGGCGAGATGGGTGAATTGCGCGGCGAGATGGGGACGATGGAGGCGGGCCTGCGCGGAGACATGGTGAGGATGGAGGCGGGCCTGCGCGGAGACATGGCGAGGATGGAGGCGGGCCTGCGCGGAGACATGGCGAGGATGGAAACGCGCCTGCGCGGAGACATGGCGAGGATGGAAACGCGCCTGCGCGGCGAAATCAACATCCTGCGCGAGGACGTCCGCCACGACATCGACGCCCTCAGGATCGACATCCAGGAGATCCGCGGGGACGTCCGCCAACTGCGCGACGCGCTGCTGGTGCCCGCGACGGGCGGGTGATGGCGCCTCCTGCGCCCCGCTGCCCGGCGAGCGTTCCCGCTAGCGGATGACGGTGCCCCCCGTCCGATCATCGGGCACGAAGCGGTCCCGATACGGCATCTCCACCGCCGGCAGCGTCTCGGCGTTCATCACCGCGTCCTCGGGCACGAGGTCGTTCAGGTAGAGGATGTACGCGATCACGGCGTAGGTCTCGTCCGCGGTCATGGTGCCGGGGGTGAGCTGGGGCATCGCCTTTACGGTGTAGTCGTAGAGAGTGGTGGCGTAGGGCCAGTAGCCGCCGACGGTGCGGCCGGCGGGCCACTCCTCCCACGGCTCCTGCGTCACCAGCACATCGTTGGGCCCCTCGGTGCCGGTGGGGCCGTGGCAGGCGATGCACTGCATGAGGTAGATCTGTTCGCCCTCGGCGACTGTGCCGCTTCCGGGCGGCAGCCCCTCCCCGTCGGGCTTCACGTCGATGTCCCACATGGCGACGCGCTCGGCCGACGCCGGGCTGCCGAAGCCGAAACGCTCCGGGGGCTCGGCGCCGTCAGCGGAAGCCCCGGCCGACGAAGACCCGGCGGGCGCGCAGCCGACGGCCAGAACCATGGTCGCCAGCGCGAGCCGCCTCATACCAGGTCTCCCAGGCCGAAGGTGACGGTGCCGTTGGACCCGACCTTCCAAACCCTCTGGTGATTGTGGTGGTACGACGTGCGCTCGCCGCGCGCCTCCCAGAGCTGCTGCACCGTGGGCTGCACGTAGCCGGTCTCGTCGACCGCGCGGCTAATCAGCAGGCTCTCGCTGCCGTCCCAGTTCCAGAGATGGCGGAATCGGACCGTCGACTTGGGCAGGATGGGCTCCTGAAGCTCGGCCTCGGTCCAGCTTTCGCCGCCGTCGGTGCTGATGTCGACGCGTGTGATGCGCCCGCGTCCCGTCCACGCGAGCCCCTGGATCTCCCACCATCCCGGCTCGGGCAGCGTGTAGGGATACGCGGGGAAGGTGATGGTGGACTTGGCGTCCATGAAGAAGCTGAACTGGCGGGAAAGTCCGCCCTTGAGCGGGTCGGTGTAGCGGGAGGTCTCGTCCCGGGTCATGGTCGGGCGGTCGGTTACCTCGATGCGCCGCAGCCACTTGACGCTGGCGTTGCCCTCCCATCCGGGCAGGAGCAGACGCAGCGGGTAGCCCTGCTCGGGTCGGATGGCCTCGCCGTTCTGCCCGTAGGCGAGAAGGGCGTCGTCCATGATCTTCTCCATGGGCACGCTGCGCGACATGACCGCGGCGTCGGCGCCCTCGGCCAGGATCCAGGTCGCGGCCGGGTCGGCGCCCACCTCGTTCAGGATGGTCTTGACCGGAACGCCCACCCACTCGCTGGTGCTGAGCAGCCCGTCGAGGGCCTGGGGGGTGATCTCGACCGGCATGCGCTCGCGATTGTAGGCCCCGCCCCCGTTCCCGGAGCACTCGAGGAAGTAGGTGCGCGCCACCGATGGGTAGCGCTTCAGGTCGGCCATCGAGAAGACCATCGGGCGCTCGACCATCCCGTGCACCAGCAGCTCGTGACGGCCCGCGCGGATGTCGGGGATGCCGGCGTGATGGCGCTCGAAGTGCAGGTCCGCCGGCGTGATGGTGCCCTGCAGCTCCTGCAGCGGGCTGCGCGACGAACTGGAGAGCGTCTGCGAGCGGGTGAGACGCCGAGGCCGCTCCTCGGGCGCGCGCACGCCCACCTCGGAAGTGAAGCGGCCCGGGACCTTGGTGGGGTCGTCGGGCGGTGTCGGGGCCTCCTGCGCCACCAGCTTGACGGCGTCGGCCTTCGTCTTGATCAGGCCCGCGGCCACGGCCCCGGAAGTG
This region of Gammaproteobacteria bacterium genomic DNA includes:
- the soxC gene encoding sulfite dehydrogenase, with product MASNSRSPISRRTWIAATSGAVAAGLIKTKADAVKLVAQEAPTPPDDPTKVPGRFTSEVGVRAPEERPRRLTRSQTLSSSSRSPLQELQGTITPADLHFERHHAGIPDIRAGRHELLVHGMVERPMVFSMADLKRYPSVARTYFLECSGNGGGAYNRERMPVEITPQALDGLLSTSEWVGVPVKTILNEVGADPAATWILAEGADAAVMSRSVPMEKIMDDALLAYGQNGEAIRPEQGYPLRLLLPGWEGNASVKWLRRIEVTDRPTMTRDETSRYTDPLKGGLSRQFSFFMDAKSTITFPAYPYTLPEPGWWEIQGLAWTGRGRITRVDISTDGGESWTEAELQEPILPKSTVRFRHLWNWDGSESLLISRAVDETGYVQPTVQQLWEARGERTSYHHNHQRVWKVGSNGTVTFGLGDLV
- a CDS encoding YncE family protein: MDVFRRSLRHGRLMAGRGFGGRRAAFACAVLAAVFVHPGARAAAQEASPEPMEYRLYVANESSDIVSRVVFRPGAGAEVEKEIPVGIMPADNDGAHGLTVSPDGAFWYLTIAHGTPYGYVWKFATGADTLVARAELGLFPATMGVTPNGQFLVVANFNLHGDMVPSDLSVVYTPTMTQLSRVTTCLMPHGSRVSASGGLQYSACMHSDQLVEFDLTTLEVSRRFSLAPGREGPLDARDQGMGRHVMVMSGAEAAGPAGAAGPGAAGTEPGQASSMRDDTSMGRMAGMADAVCSPTWAEPGAGALADRVVYVACNRNDEILEIDAGDWTVRRRFSTGTAPYNLDVTPDGSLLVATLKGEQAVAVISLESGEELARIATTRPITHGVVTSPDGRYAFVSNEAIGATPGTLDVFDLSALERVASAELRYQPGGIDFWRATAVP
- a CDS encoding cytochrome c, producing the protein MRRLALATMVLAVGCAPAGSSSAGASADGAEPPERFGFGSPASAERVAMWDIDVKPDGEGLPPGSGTVAEGEQIYLMQCIACHGPTGTEGPNDVLVTQEPWEEWPAGRTVGGYWPYATTLYDYTVKAMPQLTPGTMTADETYAVIAYILYLNDLVPEDAVMNAETLPAVEMPYRDRFVPDDRTGGTVIR